Genomic window (Juglans microcarpa x Juglans regia isolate MS1-56 chromosome 2S, Jm3101_v1.0, whole genome shotgun sequence):
ttaagtatcaaattaaattattaattaaatgtagttggtataattgtaaaatatgaaaaaaaataaattaaaaatattattattaaaaaataatataatattattattttgactaattcaatatataaatatagttatggagattttaaatttatgaaaaatatatactttttattaaattttaaagtttaattCGATAAAACTTATGACAATACTCTAAGATCTCACGTGATAATTACCAGCAAacctctctatttttttcttgacaGATAAATATCACATCATCACATGGTCGGTAAAAATAAGTGAATTTAACAGCTAGCTATCTAGCTGAGTCTTCTTTAATTTAGTGGAGACAGAGTATTATTCTATGGAGATAATTTTGTGCTAATTAAGCCAATTAGGATATAAATTCATTGCAATATTATTCCATTTAACCTCTAAACCTTTATATCAGATGATTGaagcttaattttattttctttggtatGGACGGACATGTTACTTGTTAGTTATCAATTAGAAGATAATTAGTAGACAGGAAAATAAGGACAACATGCATGACGAgggaagaaacaaaaacaacagcCTGGACGGACACAATCTAATTATAAAGCAAAGAcgttggaaaagaaaaatgtcgAGAATTCTTGTAGGGAATCGCGATAGCTGATGTGGTACCACCAAACCATCTGATCTGTGTCCACGTGGCCTAACCTGACACGCCATCGCCCATCGTCATACCAGGCTGGCTTTTTTATGTGGATTAGACAGCCACCGACACGTGCGGGTCCCATAAGTTGAGGAGAAAGGAAAGCATTATTATGCGCATGCATGAGGTGTTAAGCATTAATATATGTAGTTGAGGACACGAATTAGAAACGACACATGAGCTGTGATCGatgcttaattaataaaaactagCTATTAGCCTAATTAATTGTTTATCTGCAATCagactaattaattaaacaattaCTAATCAAATATAGTGGTTGTTAATTTGTATCTATCATGGCCCagatgacatatatatatatattctttgatTGTACTGCTTTCCTTCCTTCGAGCTAGCAAGCTGTCCTTTACGCAAGTACTGCTAATTTCCATtaactctttatatatatatatagtcggcGGGACAAGTCTTGATGATCAAATACTTTGAGGATGTCTGACAGCTCAAGTTACTACAAAAATTTGCATGCACTTTTGTCTTCTTGAcgacttcatatatatatatatatatatatatatatatatatatatatatataatcaagaaGTAGTACTGGATCGATCGAAGAATCATGGAAAATATTATgtcataattatattattgatcaAATTAAGGagcaatttataatatatataagcaacaaattattaattaacttgcatgcatgcatgcatgcatcagtTAATATGATCTATATTCAAATATCCCCCTCCAAGTATAATTAGTTTTGTCGGTGATCATGGTTTTTCAAAAGGATCCTACGTACCTGTAGCTATCTATCAACCCTCAATAtctctttcaaaaaattaaaaataaaaaataaaaaactctctAATGATCGATCATGATTAGGTGACCATACGATCGAAACCCCATTAACGTGGACCCCTGCATCCTCCTCCAACCAAATGCCAAGCTAGCTACCTAGCTACTAGCgtccatatataattttctatcattcaacaaattatatattaattaatttgatcctaataatgtattatttttacTCATTATATacacttcactttttttttttttataattttttgtttttctaaaaaatttgtattgtatggatgataaatagcataatttaattaatttaataaaataataaaataaaaaatatgtagtgTGAGACGATCTCTTGCATATAATTCCTTACTTAAATCGGTACAGCCAGCACGTACGTTCCTTCCCATATCATTAATTCCGGTCGCTCAGGTCACTCATCCATCGATCCACTACTTCAAAACCAAAGGTCCAAAACCTCCTTATCCTTCTACAATCTACACCACCACACCCACCGCGATGACGAGGAAAGTCATGCCACCTCTCTCCGTCATGCTCGCACTCCCTCTCCTCTTCTTATTCTTATCCTCCACCGGCACCCATGCCCATAATATCACCCGTATACTCGCTAAGCATCCCGACTTCTCCACCTTCAACCACTATCTCACCCTCACCCACCTCGCCTCCGAGATCAACCGCCGCCTCACCATCACCGTCCTCGCCGTCGACAATGCCGCCATGTCATCCCTCCTCTCCAAGCATCTCTCTCTTTACACCATTAGAAACGTCCTCTCCCTCCACGTCCTCGTCGATTACTTCGGCTCCAAGAAGCTCCACCAGATAACAAACGGTACTGCCTTGACTTCCACCATGTTCCAAGCCACCGGCTCCGCCCCTGGATCCTCAGGGTACGTCAATATCACCAACCTCAAAGCTGGAAAAGTTGGCTTTGGCGCTGAAGATAATGACGGCAAGCTTGATGCTGTCTATGTCAAGTCAGTTGAGGAGATCCCGTACAATATCTCTGTCATACAAATCAGTCAGGtaaatcgtttttttttttttttttttcccttgaagACCATTAGAAATTTTCAAGTTTCACGTATGATCAACATATCCCGCTTATTCTTTGGTAAATGGAACTCAATGAGTGTTTTGTGTAACAATTTTCGGATGAAAATGGTCAGGTTCTAACTTCCCCCGAAGCCGAAGCACCGACGGCGGGGCCAAGCGACCTGAATTTAACGGCTATACTGTCGAAGCAAGGATGCAAAACCTTCGCCGACTTGTTGATATCTTCGGGAGTCGGCTCGACATTCAACGAGAACATCGACGGAGGGCTGACGGTGTTTTGCCCGACCGACACCGTTCTCAGCGGATTCATGCCCAAGTACAAGAACCTAACGGCGCCTCAGAAGGTGTCGTTGCTGTTATATCACGGCATTCCCGTGTATCAGTCGCTGCAAATGCTGAAGTCCAGTAACGGAGTTGTGAACACTCTGGCGACCGACGGAGCCAACAAGTACGACTTCACCGTACAAAACGACGGGGAGGAGGTGACGTTGAAGACGAAGGTCGTGACGGCGAAAATAACGGGGACTGTAAAGGATGAGGAGCCGTTGGTGGTTTATAAGATCAACAAGGTTCTGTTGCCTAAGGAGTTGTTTAAGGCTGCACCAACGCCAAAGCCGGCACCGGCGCCCAAGGCTGAGGCTGAGGCTGAGGCACCCAAGGGTGATGATGCCTCGGATGCAGATGCGCCAGAGGGTGATGATGTGGGAGATCAGACGGCTGATAATAATGGGGCTGCTGGATTGGATGGTGGGAAATTGGTGATGGTGTTTTTGAGTTCGTGTGTGGGATTTTGGCTAGTGTGATTGGTGGTTACGCATAGTGGTGGTGTAACTTTTCATCCCATGAGTCATGAGAGGTGACACCCTGGCGCCACATATTGAAAAGAAAGCACCACATTTTCTGTGCGagagattttattctttttcgtttgttttttttcccttattgaTATGACACTTtaagtgtggagaaaaaaaaaaaagaaaaacaaaagaaagaagaaagaaataagatGCCAATTGCTTGGCCCCTTCTCTCCCCccgtttcttctttttcttttttgtttatatatatatatttatataattattctattgaattgaatttaattgtattttataGTGCCAAATCTGAGATGTGGGATGTGAATGTTATCTGTAAAATGCTTTGAGACTGAGGtgcataaatattttataatgatgCTTGTTTTAAATTGTAGCATAGCACTATTCATCTGATAGCATTGGTAATGAACTAGTCAAATGTCAATGTAAGTTCAAATTTTAGCTAGATATGAGAAAAAACCTCCACATTAGACTAGTCAATGATTCAAAGCTTAAtatttgagctacagtaaagcTTAAGACTTGAGTTACAGCAAATCTTAAGTCCTCTCTAAACATGACTAGCTACTATTCATaatgaaaagtaatattttattatttcatcacttccctctctttgaatggtaaaacatgcatatcatgtattagtaaattttttatttattctattgattgcgaatattgatagaatatacacattatttctacaaagtatagaatatatgaattgtatttgtaaaaaaaaagtaaaaaaaatattatattatattattattttaactttaaaatagcTAGTCCAAtataaattcaattagttaaaattaatattatagtcAAAAATTAAAACTCTAACTTAATAATAACTAGCCCATTGTCAATGTTACGAGAGATGCATTAATGGGAGTAGATTACTATGTTTTTGGATAGAAGAACAccaaaagtcaaagaaaaaaaagttgatagaTATTAATGGATCATGATCGCCCAGCTAAAGCTTCGATAGCAAGTAAAGTACACATGACACTACTACTCTGTTCACTCTGAAGCCTGTACTGTACAAGTACAACCACTTTCTTGAATAAATTCTCTGTTCAAAGGTTCATTTCCAACGCACACTCTTTGAGATTTCTTCGTTCAAACTGCATGATGCTTCTCATGGGCATTGCTTTGTAGATCTATGGAATGcttatttccatttttaaaTGCTCCAAGTCATAGGATTTTTCCCATCTCAGCTGATCTTTTTCTTACGAGATATGTCAAGCGGCGGTTTTGATGACAACATCGAGagaatttctcttcttcttcttcgatccTTTGGTATTGATCTTCAGGATCAACGAGAGTTTTGATGCCCCTAATCTCGTATTTTCGGGCCAATAAATAGTAGGTTTGCTACTACTAGTTCCTTCCTGCCAATCATGTCTTCTTTCCCCAATactggggaaaaaaaaaatcaggttatgccaatatatattatttttagctACTACCCAGCATGGCTTACCGCCTTAAGTTCGCGTGTAATCTTCTCCACAAGTACTATGACCAAATATCCATCTAATTCTGTTCACAGTGTCTAACAATTACTTCTTCCATACCCAAACAGCAAATCAAATATAAGTAAAAGGgcttatataatatacttattcGTCTCAATATTTGTACacttgttttgtaaattaatgtaCAGTAGCATGTTGCAGAAGCTAAATCTACAACCCTTTTTCAACATGAAAAATCAACTAAacaagtatatattaattatacatggcgaaaaagaataaagataaaagaaacaAGTTTTGATCAATGCTTATCATCCTCGAATTGCTCTCTAATTACTCGGTAGATCATCATCCCCTACTAACTATTCCTCATAACCAAAATCGCCCCAGCGAACATTGTGCTTCGCAGCAAGATAATGCACCCCAACTGGACCACCACTACCGTATGTGTAAAGCTCTGGAGCAACCTTCTTCTCTTCTAATTCCTTCAATAATGGAGTGAATACTGCCCAAGCTGCATCTAGCTCATCACTTCTAATGAATAATCGCCGCTCTCCTTCAATTGCATCAATCAGCAGCCTCTCATATGCATCTGGTGTCTCTCTTGGATACCTTGACCACCCCAGGACTTATAAGTATcagtaaataattaattatagagGAAGGAAGTATTAGTTTTGCACAAATATTTGTCTCCCTTGTGAGTGTactctcttattttttggtCAAATACACAATTCATTCCTAAACTACCAGGTATTTTACACTTGGCACCTCAAACTATCAAAATCGATAAACTACTCTCTCAAATTACCATCAAATCGAAGATGGCACCCTCTTTACAAATCTGACCATTAAGATGGCAGAAAACAAATGATGTTGGCATAATTCTTAACccatgtgttttgttttgagggTGTAATAAGTCAATTTTGATAGTTTGGAGTGTAAAACATCAAACATTTCATAGTTTAGGGGTGAAGAGTGTATTTGACcatttttctcttaaatttttcatttgcataaatttaatatattacagAGAGGATATCTGCATTTTGTAAAGACAAAACGGCTTGGTACCTAAAATCAATTGTTTTTGTTGTTAGCTTATTACCTGGCTTTATAAAGCAAGTTCAGCCCGATACCGCAATCCAATCTCATTCCAAGACCAGGGACCTTGTTGTTGAACTTCAGATATATAGCTTCATCAGGTTCTATGCGAATTACAAGCTCATTTCTTGCTTGATCTAAATCGGTTCCAAACTTCTGATTGTACAAGTTACCCGGAACATTTTTGAACTGAACTCTAATTTCTGCTCTGGAATTTCGATGCAACAACAATTGTTGTTACTATATTGAACACTCTCTACAATAGACAAGGGCATAGCAAAGATATGATTCCCCATAGATCTGAGCAGTATTGACCTACCGTTTTGAATGGAGAGCCTTGCCTGCTATCATCAGGAATGGAACTCCATCCCATCGTGCATTATTTATAAAGAGAGTGGCTGCTGCAAAAGTTGGTGTCAGGCTATTCTTTGACACAGTCATTTCATCAGTATAAGCGGGATATGATGTATTGCCATCAGAATCACCCTTATATTGACCTACAACCACATCTTCAAGCTGAACAGGTTTCATGGAACGTAAAACCTTAACCTGATTCAAGGCCACGTTCATTACAGTGTGATTGCAAGATGGGCTACAGTTTAGCTTTAAAGTTGAAATAGATTTTGTGTAAGTAAACAAAAGCTGTTGAATATTCACAAGACTTGATACTGGTAGACAGTTGGGATCATTTTAAAAGATATGTTTCAATACCTTCTCATTCCTAATGTCCTCGGCATCTAAGCTGACAGGAGTGTCCATTGCAAACAGTGCCAGTGTTTGCAGAAGATGATTTTGCATTATATCCCGGATGATACCATCGTCATCGAAGTACCTGGACGAAAAAATAGCACAGTGAATCAATAGTTTGGTCTACATGAGtgagaaattttgtttattaaatggaataatttttttttccagagtaGTCTAAGGAAATATTGAACTGACCTGCCTTGTCCCTCTATCCCAAAATCTTCAGAAAAAATCAACTGTACATTGCGGATGTAGTTCCTAGACCATAAAGGCTCGAAAACCAGATTTGAAAAGCGAAGAACCAAGAGATTTTCCACAAGCTCCTTACCCATGTGATGGTCAATTCTGGACAAAGATTAACATGGTCTAAGCTGTGTATGTGCACACGTGTGAATATGTGCCTTAAACTCCATCTCAAGAGCCAAAAATGCAGAAAAGTACATACCTAAATATTTGGTCTTCCCTCAGGTATCCTTTTAAGCCTCTGGTCAGCTCCCTGGATGACTCTGTGTCGCGACCAAATGGTTTTTCAATAATGACTCGAGTCCAGCCGTTTTCTGAAGAAGCACGAGATTTGGCACATCTTGCCACATCCACAAACATGTTTGGTGGCACTGCTAGGTAAAACAGCCTATTTGATAGTCTTCCAGCCTAAAAGAAGCAAAACGTTTACTAGAGggaattatattataatagttTTGAAACACTTGATGAGAGCTGAAACTAGTCTATTGCTCTTAAATCCTAGTATGTTAAAACAACTCAAGAATaagaacaaagaaagaaaagaccAAAATCTGGAGCATTATATTTGACATTGAATCCACCCCAAGCCCCCCACCTTTATCTTTTGTAATGCAAGTCCTACAGAAGTTAAGATTATCTTCTGCTTTATAGACATTAGTGATGTATTGGTTTCTGATATGCCAGTTTCTACGTCCCTATATAGATTTTTCTAAGCATTGCAGTTGGACTTGATAAGAAGAAACATGCATATCATTCTCCAATATGCATATTTCTAACACAAATGGAAGTAGAAGGTAAAATGGCTTCATAGTTTGTTACTCCCACTGCATCATCATAACAAGAAAATTTAGCCTTTTCAGCCAAATCTAAGCGATT
Coding sequences:
- the LOC121251749 gene encoding fasciclin-like arabinogalactan protein 2, translated to MTRKVMPPLSVMLALPLLFLFLSSTGTHAHNITRILAKHPDFSTFNHYLTLTHLASEINRRLTITVLAVDNAAMSSLLSKHLSLYTIRNVLSLHVLVDYFGSKKLHQITNGTALTSTMFQATGSAPGSSGYVNITNLKAGKVGFGAEDNDGKLDAVYVKSVEEIPYNISVIQISQVLTSPEAEAPTAGPSDLNLTAILSKQGCKTFADLLISSGVGSTFNENIDGGLTVFCPTDTVLSGFMPKYKNLTAPQKVSLLLYHGIPVYQSLQMLKSSNGVVNTLATDGANKYDFTVQNDGEEVTLKTKVVTAKITGTVKDEEPLVVYKINKVLLPKELFKAAPTPKPAPAPKAEAEAEAPKGDDASDADAPEGDDVGDQTADNNGAAGLDGGKLVMVFLSSCVGFWLV
- the LOC121251750 gene encoding glucose-6-phosphate 1-dehydrogenase, chloroplastic-like isoform X2 gives rise to the protein MLSRQMLFLCRLSFRVPILRSKWIYGAGARVNSLTTEHVENPAQKEYIPFLETEKDETTLSIVIIGASGDLSRRKIFPALFALFNEDRLPENFTIFGYARSIMTDEELRNMISKTLTCRVDKRENCNEKIDAFLKRCFYHSGQYSSEEHFLGLHKKLKGKEAGRLSNRLFYLAVPPNMFVDVARCAKSRASSENGWTRVIIEKPFGRDTESSRELTRGLKGYLREDQIFRIDHHMGKELVENLLVLRFSNLVFEPLWSRNYIRNVQLIFSEDFGIEGQGRYFDDDGIIRDIMQNHLLQTLALFAMDTPVSLDAEDIRNEKVKVLRSMKPVQLEDVVVGQYKGDSDGNTSYPAYTDEMTVSKNSLTPTFAAATLFINNARWDGVPFLMIAGKALHSKRAEIRVQFKNVPGNLYNQKFGTDLDQARNELVIRIEPDEAIYLKFNNKVPGLGMRLDCGIGLNLLYKARYPRETPDAYERLLIDAIEGERRLFIRSDELDAAWAVFTPLLKELEEKKVAPELYTYGSGGPVGVHYLAAKHNVRWGDFGYEE
- the LOC121251750 gene encoding glucose-6-phosphate 1-dehydrogenase, chloroplastic-like isoform X1 gives rise to the protein MALRLSASSSNSFLSPSSFGYETRTIPKRKLLGISVCTNNSRVHRNMHFELKASYAQPTNAVSLQAGARVNSLTTEHVENPAQKEYIPFLETEKDETTLSIVIIGASGDLSRRKIFPALFALFNEDRLPENFTIFGYARSIMTDEELRNMISKTLTCRVDKRENCNEKIDAFLKRCFYHSGQYSSEEHFLGLHKKLKGKEAGRLSNRLFYLAVPPNMFVDVARCAKSRASSENGWTRVIIEKPFGRDTESSRELTRGLKGYLREDQIFRIDHHMGKELVENLLVLRFSNLVFEPLWSRNYIRNVQLIFSEDFGIEGQGRYFDDDGIIRDIMQNHLLQTLALFAMDTPVSLDAEDIRNEKVKVLRSMKPVQLEDVVVGQYKGDSDGNTSYPAYTDEMTVSKNSLTPTFAAATLFINNARWDGVPFLMIAGKALHSKRAEIRVQFKNVPGNLYNQKFGTDLDQARNELVIRIEPDEAIYLKFNNKVPGLGMRLDCGIGLNLLYKARYPRETPDAYERLLIDAIEGERRLFIRSDELDAAWAVFTPLLKELEEKKVAPELYTYGSGGPVGVHYLAAKHNVRWGDFGYEE